A section of the Bifidobacterium sp. ESL0728 genome encodes:
- a CDS encoding glutamate ABC transporter substrate-binding protein, whose translation MVLSKSRKKVTVGLLATVAALGIALSGCGGTSSVPANSPSAQATGKPLDTKAYDKLVNSGEVASGSTVNANKWAKAVKEQGVLKVGGVKSSALFSLQSPDDNKVRGFDAGLSQLLARYILGDAKTSVSVVDSSTREAVLQNGTVNTVFATYSINPARQQKIDFAGPYLTSQQAILVKSTNKTINSASDLAGKKVGVQAGSTGPAVVKKFAPKANAQEFQTDAELVQALKQGRIDAYVVDESLVLGDIAKDPQALKLAGKPFGDKDEYGIGLPKGSDGAEFVNAWLKKIEADGTWAKLWKLTVGDRTGVTKVPTPPAITKE comes from the coding sequence CTTTCGGGCTGCGGTGGCACCAGTTCCGTGCCGGCCAATAGCCCGTCAGCGCAGGCCACGGGCAAGCCGCTCGATACCAAGGCCTACGACAAGCTCGTGAATTCCGGCGAGGTGGCGAGCGGCTCCACCGTCAATGCCAACAAGTGGGCCAAAGCTGTCAAGGAGCAGGGCGTGCTGAAAGTCGGCGGTGTGAAGTCCTCGGCGTTGTTCTCGCTGCAAAGCCCTGACGACAACAAGGTGCGTGGTTTCGACGCAGGCCTCTCCCAGTTGCTTGCCCGCTACATCCTGGGTGACGCGAAGACCTCGGTGAGTGTGGTTGACTCCTCCACTCGTGAGGCCGTTTTACAAAACGGCACCGTCAACACGGTTTTCGCCACGTATTCGATCAATCCGGCGCGCCAGCAGAAGATCGATTTCGCCGGTCCCTATCTCACCAGCCAGCAGGCGATTCTCGTCAAGTCCACCAACAAGACCATCAATTCCGCCTCCGACCTGGCGGGCAAGAAGGTTGGCGTGCAGGCTGGTTCCACCGGCCCGGCCGTCGTCAAGAAGTTCGCGCCCAAGGCCAACGCGCAGGAGTTCCAGACCGACGCCGAGCTCGTGCAGGCCCTCAAGCAGGGCCGTATCGACGCCTACGTGGTCGACGAGTCGCTCGTGCTCGGCGACATTGCCAAGGACCCACAGGCCTTGAAGCTCGCCGGCAAGCCCTTCGGCGACAAGGACGAGTATGGTATCGGCCTGCCCAAGGGATCTGACGGTGCCGAATTCGTCAACGCCTGGCTCAAGAAGATCGAGGCTGATGGCACATGGGCCAAGCTCTGGAAACTCACCGTTGGCGATCGTACCGGCGTTACCAAGGTGCCGACGCCTCCCGCCATCACCAAGGAGTGA
- a CDS encoding amino acid ABC transporter permease, protein MATHQSLWGSLVYLLAHYGWQYVSSYGVALRIGVLSFLGGLALAFVLTMLRVSPIPPLRAAVSFYVEVFRNIPVLALLIFIVFALPEVGLVIDYEPSVIVTLILVASAFGCDALRSGINAIDPGQVEAARSLGLTFFDIVSSIIMPQALRTVVQPMVTLFISVIVSSSIGAMVPLAHTELTGLVNQINTKDALGIPTFFVAALFYVCTGLVIAGFGRFLEKKVALCR, encoded by the coding sequence ATGGCCACACATCAATCGTTATGGGGGTCGCTGGTTTACCTCCTCGCCCACTATGGCTGGCAGTATGTCTCCAGTTACGGGGTCGCGCTGCGCATCGGCGTGCTCTCGTTCCTTGGTGGCCTGGCGCTCGCGTTCGTGCTCACCATGCTGCGTGTCAGCCCCATTCCCCCGCTGCGCGCCGCAGTCTCGTTCTATGTCGAGGTCTTCCGTAACATCCCGGTGCTTGCGCTCCTTATTTTCATTGTCTTCGCGTTGCCTGAGGTCGGGCTGGTGATCGACTACGAGCCCAGCGTTATCGTTACGCTCATCCTCGTGGCTTCGGCGTTCGGCTGCGACGCCCTGCGTAGCGGCATCAACGCCATCGACCCGGGCCAGGTGGAGGCCGCCCGGTCGCTTGGCCTCACGTTCTTCGACATCGTCAGTTCCATCATCATGCCGCAGGCGCTGCGCACGGTGGTGCAGCCGATGGTTACTCTCTTCATCTCGGTGATTGTCAGCTCCTCGATCGGCGCGATGGTGCCGCTGGCCCACACCGAGCTCACGGGCCTGGTCAACCAGATCAACACCAAAGACGCGCTCGGCATCCCCACCTTCTTCGTCGCCGCGCTGTTCTATGTGTGCACGGGCTTGGTGATCGCCGGGTTTGGCCGGTTCCTCGAGAAGAAGGTGGCGCTATGTCGGTGA
- a CDS encoding amino acid ABC transporter permease, with product MSVKSRSLSPTEAALFEVGGPRTKRRIAVGTAVAVAVLLALLAWVVYRLYINGQFAPMYWSLFGDPKVWGFLGMGLIGTLRAAFGAGAIGLVCGLVLMFGRMSGVAPIRWLCTAVIEFVRGTPTLLFIYFFFLVPAQFGIHMSTYWMVVIPVASYASAVLAEVFRSGVEAVPIGQKEAALSLGLTRWQMYQSVVLPQMFRIVVPTMVAQLVVVVKDTTFGYVVTYPEMMQNTKVLIANYNSLLPVYLVTSIIYVLINYAISWFARWLSDRLGLDFEV from the coding sequence ATGTCGGTGAAATCGAGATCGTTAAGTCCCACCGAGGCCGCGCTGTTTGAGGTTGGCGGGCCGCGTACCAAGCGTCGCATCGCCGTGGGTACCGCCGTGGCCGTCGCCGTGCTGCTGGCGTTGCTCGCGTGGGTGGTTTATCGGTTGTATATCAATGGGCAATTCGCGCCCATGTATTGGAGCCTTTTCGGCGACCCGAAGGTCTGGGGATTCCTCGGAATGGGCCTCATCGGTACATTGCGTGCGGCGTTTGGTGCAGGCGCGATCGGGCTGGTGTGCGGCCTGGTGCTGATGTTCGGGCGCATGTCCGGCGTTGCGCCGATTCGCTGGCTTTGCACCGCCGTCATCGAGTTCGTGCGCGGAACCCCGACCCTGCTCTTCATTTACTTCTTCTTCCTTGTGCCGGCGCAGTTCGGCATCCATATGAGCACCTACTGGATGGTCGTCATTCCCGTGGCCAGCTACGCCTCCGCCGTGCTCGCCGAGGTCTTCCGCTCGGGCGTCGAGGCTGTGCCGATCGGGCAGAAGGAGGCCGCACTTTCGCTGGGCCTCACCCGCTGGCAGATGTACCAGTCCGTCGTCCTGCCGCAGATGTTCCGCATCGTGGTGCCGACCATGGTCGCCCAGCTCGTTGTGGTCGTCAAGGACACGACCTTCGGCTACGTGGTCACCTACCCCGAGATGATGCAGAACACGAAGGTGCTCATCGCCAACTACAACAGCTTGCTGCCGGTCTATTTGGTGACGTCCATTATCTATGTGCTTATCAATTATGCGATTTCGTGGTTCGCGCGCTGGCTTTCCGACCGGCTTGGCCTCGATTTTGAGGTCTGA
- a CDS encoding sterol carrier family protein yields MAAIREQDISKGMAALDQWRKAADTHRGEPLEARLTFSPDGLPRNTWAMAVRYSLYLLENKAPGPGVEVRVAPWGAVKILDGPASDPHNLTPPDVIELDPDVWLRLACGLTSWAEEKDAGRVTAVGERDDLTALLPLD; encoded by the coding sequence ATGGCAGCGATACGGGAACAGGATATTTCGAAGGGCATGGCGGCGCTGGACCAGTGGCGCAAAGCGGCGGACACGCATCGCGGAGAACCGCTTGAGGCGAGACTCACGTTTTCACCAGACGGCCTGCCGCGCAACACTTGGGCGATGGCCGTGCGGTATTCGCTCTATCTTTTGGAAAACAAGGCTCCCGGCCCCGGCGTCGAAGTCCGCGTGGCACCTTGGGGAGCGGTGAAAATCCTAGACGGGCCGGCTTCGGACCCGCATAATCTCACCCCACCCGACGTCATCGAACTCGACCCTGACGTATGGTTGCGCTTGGCGTGCGGCCTGACCTCATGGGCCGAAGAGAAGGACGCCGGCCGGGTCACTGCGGTGGGCGAGCGCGACGATTTAACCGCACTGTTACCACTAGATTGA
- a CDS encoding rhomboid family intramembrane serine protease produces the protein MTNENSDLQLVYRKLRYQWKSNGPVFTWTIVVICVVVWLVEVLCKLASTQDYNTMLYDWSFIPGLALLKPWTWLTSMFMHAPNVLHVLCNMLTLIAIGPYLEGLLGHWCFLGVYMVCGLGAADGMIVSSYFTHDWATGGYGASGGLFGLFAVLLLVFRRTHTDIRAMLVCIAINFAMPLFIPGVGWQAHVGGFVVGLVLGWLLLDGIPALRRRPLWVRTLVYGLILAVLLVALAVVLTPSWVIRLEQAGQQLNLP, from the coding sequence ATGACCAATGAGAACAGCGACCTTCAGCTTGTGTATCGAAAACTACGATACCAATGGAAGTCCAACGGACCGGTGTTTACGTGGACAATCGTTGTCATCTGCGTGGTGGTGTGGCTTGTAGAAGTGCTCTGTAAACTAGCTTCTACGCAGGATTACAATACCATGCTTTACGATTGGTCGTTCATCCCAGGTTTGGCGCTTTTGAAGCCTTGGACGTGGCTGACGTCGATGTTCATGCACGCCCCCAATGTGCTGCACGTGCTCTGCAATATGCTCACGTTGATCGCCATAGGGCCGTATTTGGAGGGGCTGCTCGGGCATTGGTGTTTCCTCGGGGTCTATATGGTTTGCGGGCTTGGCGCGGCCGACGGCATGATTGTATCCAGCTATTTCACCCATGATTGGGCTACGGGCGGGTACGGTGCTTCCGGTGGCCTGTTCGGTCTTTTTGCGGTTTTGCTTTTGGTTTTCAGGCGTACGCATACCGACATCCGTGCGATGCTGGTGTGCATCGCCATCAATTTCGCGATGCCGCTGTTCATCCCGGGTGTGGGGTGGCAGGCTCATGTCGGCGGGTTTGTGGTCGGCCTGGTGCTGGGCTGGTTGCTGCTTGACGGGATTCCCGCACTGCGTCGCCGTCCGTTGTGGGTGCGCACGCTGGTTTACGGGTTGATTCTTGCGGTGCTGCTGGTGGCTTTGGCGGTGGTGCTGACGCCGTCGTGGGTGATCAGGCTAGAGCAAGCTGGGCAACAGCTCAACCTGCCGTAA
- a CDS encoding D-alanine--D-alanine ligase, protein MAKHIKATKHAATIKDHAPIDRAATKVLVICGGMSHERDVSLSSGHRVGGYLEEAGWNVATHDMDSELLPYLSDPKTRPDIVWPLLHGANGEDGSIRDILEMEGLPYIGSRAKASRTAWSKPIAKNVVRKLGGLSTPVSVALPESTFRELGAKKVVDLLVSSLKLPLFVKPTQGGSAMGCTRVDKASELPQAMVKSFAYSDVALVEQAVTGTEISVSVLEIDGEPLVLPPLEVATPDGDYDYEARVTPGPTDFYVPARLPEDVLEAAQEAALTAHNTLSLRDISRTDFIVDESGTPQFLESNVAPGMTATSQLPQAAIAAGYSLSDLYSQLVESVLRQHRADK, encoded by the coding sequence ATGGCAAAGCACATCAAAGCCACGAAGCACGCAGCCACAATAAAAGACCACGCTCCCATCGACCGCGCCGCCACCAAGGTGCTCGTCATCTGCGGCGGCATGAGCCACGAGCGCGACGTCTCGCTTTCCAGCGGTCATCGCGTCGGCGGCTACCTTGAAGAGGCCGGCTGGAACGTCGCCACGCACGATATGGACAGCGAGCTGCTGCCGTACCTGAGCGACCCCAAAACCCGCCCCGACATCGTCTGGCCACTGCTGCACGGCGCCAACGGCGAGGACGGCTCGATCCGCGACATCCTCGAAATGGAAGGACTACCGTATATCGGCTCGCGCGCGAAGGCCTCGCGCACCGCCTGGAGCAAGCCCATCGCCAAGAACGTGGTGCGCAAGCTCGGCGGGCTTTCAACCCCGGTTTCGGTCGCGCTGCCCGAATCGACGTTCCGCGAGCTCGGTGCGAAGAAAGTGGTCGATTTGCTGGTTTCCTCACTCAAGTTGCCGCTTTTCGTCAAGCCGACCCAAGGCGGATCCGCGATGGGCTGCACCCGCGTCGACAAGGCGTCAGAGCTGCCGCAAGCGATGGTGAAGAGCTTTGCGTACAGCGACGTCGCGTTGGTGGAGCAGGCCGTCACCGGCACCGAAATTTCCGTATCCGTGCTGGAAATCGACGGGGAACCGCTCGTCCTGCCGCCGCTGGAAGTGGCCACGCCCGACGGCGACTACGATTACGAAGCCCGCGTGACCCCCGGCCCCACGGATTTCTACGTCCCCGCGCGTCTGCCGGAAGACGTTCTCGAGGCGGCTCAAGAAGCGGCTTTGACCGCGCACAATACGCTGAGCCTGCGAGACATCTCCCGCACCGACTTCATCGTCGACGAGTCCGGCACCCCGCAGTTCCTCGAATCGAACGTGGCCCCCGGCATGACCGCGACCTCGCAACTCCCGCAGGCCGCCATCGCCGCCGGTTACAGCCTGTCCGACCTCTACTCGCAGCTGGTCGAGTCCGTTCTGCGCCAGCATCGCGCGGATAAGTAA
- a CDS encoding PLP-dependent aminotransferase family protein, whose protein sequence is MSETKNISGKPNEGKGSGLNASANAANAGNDATAAKAEDAKARKQAGKTAQIPSASEVNGTKATGSTASGAKTTESKVFKNDPWYGSYAARADNMRASEIRALFATASRPDVVSLAGGMPYLEYLPFKELSQLIAKMLVDKGDVAWQYGSAQGDPHLREDVLQIMELEGITDVQPDDVVISNGSQNAIDLVTRIMCDPGDVVIAEAPNYVGALGVFSSFQVDVVNAQTDKDGLIPESFEETIKAQLASGKKVKFLYTVPNFHNPAGVTMSVERRPRIIEIARKYHVLIVEDNPYGLLGFDGQTYPALRSMDAENVVYLSSFSKIIAPGMRIAWIVAPPGIRKKLILANEASILCPPNMSQMTITTYLDNFDWKHQISQYRGMYKERCDTMDAALREYLPYCSWNKPKGGFYIWLKIPEGLNSKEMLPRAITAKVAYVAGTGFYLDGSGTHHMRLSFCYPTPDKITLGIKRLAGVMNNELKTAELFGTASADADARHDSRTTTNKTDKKD, encoded by the coding sequence ATGTCTGAGACCAAGAACATTTCCGGAAAACCGAACGAGGGGAAAGGCAGCGGTTTGAATGCGAGCGCGAATGCGGCGAACGCCGGGAACGACGCCACCGCCGCCAAAGCCGAAGACGCCAAAGCGCGGAAACAAGCAGGGAAAACGGCACAGATACCAAGCGCGTCGGAAGTCAACGGCACGAAGGCAACAGGTTCAACGGCATCGGGCGCGAAAACCACGGAGTCCAAGGTCTTCAAGAACGACCCGTGGTACGGCTCCTACGCGGCCCGTGCCGACAATATGCGTGCCTCCGAGATCCGGGCCTTGTTCGCCACCGCCTCGCGTCCGGACGTCGTTTCGCTGGCCGGCGGCATGCCGTATCTGGAATACCTGCCGTTCAAGGAGCTTTCGCAGCTTATCGCCAAGATGCTCGTCGATAAGGGCGATGTGGCCTGGCAGTACGGCTCGGCGCAGGGCGACCCGCATCTGCGCGAGGACGTGCTGCAAATCATGGAGCTTGAGGGCATCACGGACGTGCAGCCCGACGACGTGGTGATTTCCAACGGTTCGCAGAACGCCATCGATCTGGTCACACGCATCATGTGCGACCCGGGGGATGTGGTGATTGCCGAAGCCCCGAACTACGTGGGCGCACTCGGCGTCTTCTCGTCCTTCCAGGTCGACGTGGTCAACGCGCAGACCGACAAGGACGGGCTCATCCCCGAATCGTTCGAGGAGACCATCAAGGCCCAGCTTGCGTCCGGCAAAAAGGTCAAGTTCCTCTATACCGTGCCCAATTTCCACAACCCCGCCGGCGTGACGATGAGTGTCGAGCGCCGTCCGCGCATCATCGAGATCGCGCGCAAATACCACGTGCTTATCGTGGAGGATAATCCTTACGGCCTGCTCGGTTTCGACGGCCAGACCTACCCCGCGCTGCGTTCGATGGACGCCGAGAACGTGGTCTACCTTTCCAGCTTCTCCAAGATCATCGCGCCGGGCATGCGCATCGCGTGGATCGTGGCGCCTCCGGGAATCCGCAAGAAGCTCATTCTGGCCAACGAGGCGTCGATCCTCTGCCCGCCGAACATGAGCCAGATGACCATCACCACCTACCTCGACAACTTCGACTGGAAGCATCAGATCAGCCAGTACCGCGGCATGTACAAGGAACGTTGCGACACCATGGACGCGGCGCTGCGCGAGTACTTGCCGTACTGCTCGTGGAACAAGCCCAAGGGCGGCTTCTACATCTGGCTGAAGATTCCTGAGGGCTTGAATTCCAAGGAAATGCTGCCTCGCGCCATCACCGCGAAAGTCGCCTACGTGGCCGGCACCGGCTTCTATCTCGACGGCAGCGGCACGCACCACATGCGCCTTTCGTTCTGCTATCCGACGCCGGACAAGATCACGCTGGGCATCAAGCGTCTCGCGGGCGTGATGAACAACGAGCTCAAGACCGCCGAACTCTTCGGCACCGCATCGGCCGACGCGGACGCGCGTCACGACAGTCGCACCACCACAAATAAGACGGATAAGAAAGACTGA